The Arachis ipaensis cultivar K30076 chromosome B07, Araip1.1, whole genome shotgun sequence genome includes a window with the following:
- the LOC110262361 gene encoding uncharacterized protein LOC110262361, whose translation MVRFESGSFNGLPPPRSPKLSPHSHISLTKPSWVVRTESNVKKKRRKKPDPHCVVCEGSGRVDCHQCRGKGRTNQVHLEMLPKGDWPKWCRTCGGSGLGYCSRCLGTGEYRYIMGFHFMNRDDDKSQENKS comes from the coding sequence ATGGTTCGATTCGAGAGTGGGAGTTTCAATGGCCTACCTCCTCCTCGCTCCCCCAAGTTGTCGCCACATAGTCACATCTCACTCACTAAGCCATCTTGGGTTGTGAGAACGGAGTCAAAtgttaagaagaagagaagaaagaagccgGATCCGCATTGTGTAGTCTGTGAGGGGAGTGGACGAGTCGATTGCCACCAGTGTCGTGGGAAGGGAAGGACAAACCAGGTTCATTTGGAAATGCTCCCGAAAGGTGACTGGCCAAAATGGTGTAGAACTTGTGGCGGAAGCGGTCTTGGTTACTGCTCCCGTTGCCTTGGTACTGGAGAATATAGGTATATTATGGGATTCCATTTCATGAACAGGGACGATGATAAATCCCAAGAAAACAAGTCTTAG